In Aerococcus loyolae, a genomic segment contains:
- the ftsY gene encoding signal recognition particle-docking protein FtsY, protein MGLFDRIKQAFTGEDPLVAEQAKNREEEEEKIVFEKYDKGVEKTRKSFSERMNDLFAGFREVDEEFFDDLEEALITSDVGFDMTLALSDAVREEVQRRNVTKGEDVKNTVIEEMVKIYEKGQDGSVSLKENPDGPTVMLFVGVNGVGKTTTIAKVAHHYISQGKKVLLAAGDTFRAGAVEQLNTWGQRVGAPVVSGKANGDPSAVVYDAVHKAVSEGYDYLLIDTAGRLQNKKNLMNELDKMNRVIKREIPDAPHETLLVLDATTGQNSLVQAKEFNKTVDITGLVLTKLDGTARGGVIFAIRYELDLPVKLIGLGEGMDDLQPFDGEKFIYQLVKDVVEV, encoded by the coding sequence TTGGGTTTATTTGACCGTATTAAACAAGCCTTTACCGGTGAAGATCCACTAGTCGCTGAACAGGCTAAGAACCGGGAGGAAGAAGAAGAGAAGATTGTCTTTGAAAAGTATGACAAGGGTGTCGAGAAGACGCGGAAAAGTTTTTCCGAGCGCATGAATGACCTCTTTGCTGGTTTTCGTGAGGTCGATGAAGAATTCTTTGATGATTTAGAAGAAGCTTTGATTACTAGTGATGTTGGTTTTGACATGACTCTAGCCCTATCGGATGCCGTTCGTGAAGAAGTGCAAAGACGGAATGTGACTAAGGGAGAAGATGTCAAAAATACTGTTATTGAGGAAATGGTCAAGATCTATGAAAAAGGGCAGGACGGCTCAGTTTCCTTAAAGGAAAATCCCGATGGGCCAACTGTGATGCTCTTTGTCGGGGTTAATGGGGTTGGAAAAACCACTACTATTGCCAAGGTCGCCCACCACTACATCAGCCAGGGCAAGAAAGTCCTCCTAGCTGCTGGAGATACCTTCCGGGCCGGAGCAGTAGAACAATTAAATACCTGGGGCCAACGGGTTGGAGCGCCGGTGGTTAGTGGCAAGGCCAATGGTGACCCTTCTGCTGTGGTTTATGACGCTGTTCATAAGGCGGTCAGTGAAGGCTATGACTACCTATTAATTGATACAGCTGGTCGCTTACAAAATAAGAAGAACTTGATGAATGAATTGGATAAGATGAACCGGGTCATTAAGCGGGAAATTCCTGATGCCCCCCATGAAACCTTATTAGTTTTAGATGCCACCACGGGACAAAATTCCCTGGTACAGGCCAAGGAATTTAATAAAACCGTTGACATTACCGGCTTAGTCTTAACTAAATTAGATGGTACCGCTCGTGGGGGAGTTATCTTTGCCATTCGTTATGAGCTAGACTTACCAGTGAAGCTGATAGGACTAGGCGAAGGCATGGATGATTTACAACCATTTGACGGAGAGAAATTTATCTATCAATTAGTTAAAGACGTTGTTGAAGTCTAA
- a CDS encoding putative DNA-binding protein, whose protein sequence is MEIQKTNEINRLLDFYYQLLTKKQQDYISLYYQDDYSLGEIAAYFDVSRQAVYDNIRRTEKTLENYESRLHLASDYRKRQGAIKELRDYVTKNYAQDDKLKQKVDKLLIMDDKEV, encoded by the coding sequence ATGGAAATTCAAAAGACTAATGAAATTAACCGCTTACTGGACTTCTATTACCAGTTATTAACCAAAAAACAACAAGATTATATTAGTCTTTACTACCAAGATGACTACTCCCTCGGTGAAATTGCGGCCTACTTCGATGTCAGTCGGCAGGCCGTTTATGATAACATTCGTAGAACGGAGAAAACCCTGGAAAATTATGAATCCCGCTTACACTTAGCCTCTGACTACCGTAAGCGGCAAGGGGCGATCAAGGAGCTCAGGGACTATGTCACAAAGAATTATGCTCAAGATGACAAACTCAAACAAAAAGTAGATAAGTTACTAATAATGGATGATAAAGAGGTGTAA
- the ffh gene encoding signal recognition particle protein — protein sequence MAFESLSDRLQGAVEKVGKKGKISEGDLREMMREVRLALLEADVNFRVVKNFVRKVQDKALNSDVLESLSPTQQIVKIVDEELTELLGGEQVGINYNEDGPTIIMMAGLQGAGKTTTVGKLANHLREEDHRKPLLVAADVYRPAAIDQLETIGRQLDLPVFQLGNQVSPVEIAQKAVIYAKENNYDTIFIDTAGRLQIDQTLMDELKNIQAAVHPDEILLTVDAMSGQEAANVAKTFDEELALTGVVLTKLDGDTRGGAALSIASITGKPIKFTGVGEKLEDIETFYPDRMSNRILGMGDMMTLIEKAQKEFDEKEAEEMAAKMQANTYDFNDFVKQMDQMNKMGSFESIIKMIPGLNKILPVDKLNIDPKDMVRTKAIIQSMTDYERTHPDEINQSRRRRIAKGSATTVNQVNQLIKQFNQSRTMMSAMTNGDMSSLSSLMGGMPNGMGNMPNMQGMDGGRRKKQRAQELAAKHMKKKLNKQRKKRGKKG from the coding sequence ATGGCTTTTGAAAGTTTATCGGACCGCCTGCAAGGAGCGGTAGAAAAAGTCGGTAAAAAGGGAAAAATCTCGGAAGGCGACTTGCGAGAAATGATGCGGGAAGTGCGTTTGGCCTTACTAGAGGCTGACGTTAACTTTAGAGTGGTAAAAAACTTTGTCCGCAAGGTCCAAGATAAGGCCTTAAATAGTGATGTCTTAGAATCACTGAGTCCAACCCAACAAATTGTCAAAATCGTTGATGAAGAATTGACTGAATTATTGGGTGGCGAGCAAGTCGGCATTAACTATAATGAAGATGGGCCAACAATTATCATGATGGCCGGTTTACAAGGGGCTGGTAAAACCACTACGGTGGGTAAATTAGCTAATCACTTACGGGAGGAAGACCATCGCAAGCCTCTCTTAGTGGCTGCTGACGTCTACCGTCCTGCTGCTATTGACCAGCTAGAAACCATTGGTCGTCAGTTGGACCTCCCTGTCTTCCAACTAGGTAACCAAGTCAGCCCTGTTGAGATCGCCCAAAAGGCAGTTATTTATGCCAAAGAAAATAATTACGACACTATCTTTATCGATACTGCCGGGCGCTTACAAATTGACCAAACTTTGATGGATGAATTAAAGAACATCCAAGCAGCCGTTCATCCCGATGAAATTCTCTTGACCGTCGATGCCATGAGTGGTCAAGAAGCTGCTAATGTGGCTAAGACTTTTGATGAAGAATTAGCACTCACCGGGGTAGTCCTGACTAAGTTAGACGGGGATACCCGTGGGGGGGCGGCCTTGTCGATTGCCTCTATCACTGGTAAACCGATTAAATTTACTGGGGTCGGGGAAAAATTAGAAGACATTGAAACCTTCTATCCTGACCGGATGTCTAACCGGATCTTGGGTATGGGGGACATGATGACCCTGATTGAAAAGGCCCAAAAAGAATTTGATGAAAAAGAAGCCGAAGAGATGGCGGCTAAGATGCAAGCCAATACCTACGACTTTAATGACTTCGTCAAGCAGATGGATCAAATGAACAAGATGGGTTCTTTTGAAAGTATTATTAAGATGATTCCGGGCTTAAATAAAATCTTACCTGTTGATAAGTTAAATATCGACCCTAAAGACATGGTCCGTACCAAGGCCATTATCCAGTCCATGACTGATTATGAGCGCACCCATCCAGACGAAATTAACCAAAGCCGGCGCCGGCGGATTGCTAAGGGATCAGCGACTACGGTCAATCAAGTCAACCAACTGATTAAACAATTTAACCAAAGTCGGACTATGATGTCAGCCATGACCAATGGGGATATGAGTTCCTTATCTTCCTTAATGGGTGGCATGCCTAATGGAATGGGTAATATGCCCAATATGCAAGGTATGGATGGTGGCCGCCGCAAGAAACAGCGGGCTCAAGAACTAGCAGCAAAACACATGAAGAAAAAATTAAATAAGCAACGTAAAAAACGTGGCAAAAAAGGGTAA
- a CDS encoding peptidoglycan bridge formation glycyltransferase FemA/FemB family protein, which translates to MKFVEIAADDFDKWIKQLGRSNHLQSLDMARLKAARGREIHYLALADDQDQILEACILASLPTHVGGAFELEGWLPGDLSNRDQIITFLNGVKDFVKAHKGISLLVKPDVGIIVTDEKAQNPKKINEDLVSWIEAAGFTYHYQDKRPEFAGFDWNYKKDLTTVDPNKVEKSYLHGAQQSLKQAHKYSTVVREITGIEEMPRFYACYEETCQRLGIAPKEYPYFEEVYQNIGSAARFVIAEINFKDYQASLVERQEELEGILADLDEDLAKNPNSRKKNNQRREYQSQYDAQVKKIADAQVWVDQAKEEQTVLAVALFIESSYEMTYLYSGSDEEYSIINAPYLIQDQSIKLAIDHDIPVYNFLGISEPFDENNGLLHFKQSFNGYAERNIGTFTWSPHPHFLALYEKVKRLLGRYN; encoded by the coding sequence ATGAAATTCGTTGAAATAGCAGCAGATGATTTTGACAAGTGGATCAAACAATTAGGCCGCAGCAACCACCTACAATCGCTCGACATGGCGCGCTTAAAAGCTGCCCGGGGCCGAGAAATTCATTATTTAGCCTTAGCAGATGACCAAGATCAGATTCTAGAAGCCTGCATTTTGGCCAGCTTACCTACCCATGTGGGTGGGGCCTTTGAATTAGAAGGTTGGCTGCCTGGAGATTTAAGCAATCGCGACCAAATCATTACTTTCTTGAACGGGGTTAAGGATTTTGTCAAGGCCCATAAAGGAATCTCCTTACTCGTGAAGCCAGATGTTGGGATTATTGTTACTGATGAAAAGGCACAAAACCCCAAAAAGATTAATGAAGACCTGGTATCCTGGATTGAAGCAGCAGGCTTCACTTACCATTACCAAGACAAAAGACCAGAATTTGCGGGCTTTGACTGGAATTATAAGAAGGATTTGACTACAGTTGACCCCAATAAGGTAGAAAAATCCTACCTCCATGGCGCCCAACAATCCCTCAAACAAGCCCATAAATATAGTACCGTGGTCCGAGAGATTACTGGAATTGAAGAAATGCCGCGCTTCTATGCCTGCTATGAGGAGACTTGTCAGCGATTGGGGATTGCGCCTAAGGAATACCCATACTTTGAAGAAGTTTATCAAAACATTGGCAGTGCGGCCCGCTTTGTCATTGCGGAAATTAATTTCAAAGACTACCAAGCGAGTTTAGTTGAACGTCAAGAGGAATTAGAAGGAATCTTAGCGGACTTAGATGAAGACCTGGCTAAGAATCCCAATAGCCGCAAAAAGAACAACCAAAGACGGGAATACCAATCCCAATATGACGCCCAAGTGAAAAAGATTGCCGATGCCCAGGTCTGGGTGGACCAAGCCAAAGAAGAACAAACCGTTTTAGCAGTTGCTCTCTTTATTGAGAGTTCTTATGAGATGACCTATCTCTATTCGGGCTCAGATGAGGAATATTCCATCATCAATGCCCCTTATCTCATCCAAGACCAATCCATCAAGCTAGCTATAGACCATGATATTCCGGTCTATAATTTCTTGGGCATCAGTGAGCCCTTTGATGAAAATAACGGCTTGCTTCATTTCAAGCAATCCTTTAATGGCTATGCGGAAAGAAATATTGGGACCTTTACCTGGTCACCACATCCCCACTTCCTCGCCCTCTATGAGAAGGTCAAACGTCTCCTTGGCCGCTACAATTAA
- a CDS encoding ABC transporter ATP-binding protein: protein MQVFSYLKSYRWRILLVIALTFGNALGELFLPRLMAEVVDQGVAQGNTQFILKIGSWMLVVVLLTVICRGSAAFHSAKVAMGFSRDVRHAIYTKVNHMTFDDTEHFGISSLITRTTDDVSQVEQMALMGLRPWVRGPLMFIGGLIMAILTNMQLSVIILLSIPFLFLGMWVIIKKALPYFPRLQGKLDRINLLFRQRLTGLKVIRAFNKNDYEEEVFSQANDEYYQIALKVNNLMITVMPILSTVLNLGIVAIAYFGAHLISQGSLEIGGLMAYLQYITQVLTALIMICNLLTMLPRTVTSTERISEVLAYPQAEMIGDKLLSEPISRVEAKDLTFYYPGAALPALDKINFSLSKGESLGIIGGTGSGKSTLLKLLLQFYPPSEGELLINGHAIESLAPGSVRQYISYIPQQNFFFTKTVGENLSYADESVSDVAMENNLDIAQARDFLSDRPLADRMVRGGVNFSGGQRQRLAIARALSRRVPLYLFDDSFSALDYQTDYQLRQALKDNLGDAMLIIVAQRVATIRHADKILVLDEGKVSAYGSHEELMKHSELYREIVISQGEEDDIHG from the coding sequence ATGCAAGTGTTTTCCTATTTAAAGAGTTATCGTTGGCGGATTTTGCTGGTGATCGCTTTGACTTTTGGTAACGCCCTAGGGGAATTATTTTTACCGCGCTTAATGGCTGAAGTGGTTGACCAAGGGGTGGCCCAAGGAAATACGCAGTTTATTTTAAAAATTGGGAGCTGGATGTTGGTGGTCGTGCTGTTGACAGTGATTTGTCGGGGGTCGGCGGCCTTTCATTCTGCCAAGGTCGCCATGGGTTTCTCTCGTGATGTCAGACATGCTATTTATACTAAGGTCAACCATATGACCTTTGATGATACCGAACATTTTGGCATTTCATCCTTAATTACGCGAACGACAGACGATGTTAGCCAGGTAGAACAAATGGCTCTTATGGGACTAAGGCCTTGGGTGCGTGGCCCGCTCATGTTCATTGGTGGCCTGATTATGGCTATCTTAACCAATATGCAGTTATCCGTCATTATTTTATTGAGTATTCCCTTTTTATTTTTAGGGATGTGGGTCATTATCAAGAAGGCCCTCCCTTATTTTCCCCGTTTACAAGGGAAGTTAGACCGGATCAACCTGCTCTTTCGCCAGCGTTTGACCGGTTTAAAGGTGATTCGGGCCTTTAATAAGAATGACTATGAAGAAGAAGTCTTTAGTCAGGCCAATGATGAATATTATCAAATTGCCTTAAAGGTCAACAATTTAATGATTACGGTGATGCCGATTCTTTCCACGGTTTTGAACTTAGGAATTGTTGCCATTGCCTATTTTGGGGCTCATTTAATTAGCCAGGGAAGCTTAGAGATTGGTGGTCTAATGGCCTATCTTCAGTATATTACCCAGGTGCTAACGGCCTTAATCATGATTTGTAATCTACTCACCATGCTGCCTCGGACCGTGACTTCAACGGAAAGAATCAGTGAAGTCTTGGCTTATCCTCAAGCAGAAATGATTGGCGATAAGCTACTTAGCGAACCCATCAGTCGGGTAGAGGCTAAGGATTTGACTTTTTACTATCCGGGAGCGGCTCTACCGGCCCTAGATAAGATTAATTTCTCCCTAAGCAAAGGGGAAAGCCTAGGGATCATTGGTGGAACCGGGTCAGGGAAATCCACCCTCCTAAAACTCCTCTTACAGTTTTATCCACCCAGTGAGGGCGAGCTCTTAATCAATGGGCACGCCATTGAAAGTTTAGCACCAGGATCGGTTCGCCAGTACATTTCTTATATTCCCCAACAGAACTTCTTCTTTACTAAGACTGTCGGGGAAAACTTATCTTATGCGGATGAATCTGTTAGCGATGTTGCCATGGAGAACAACCTAGACATCGCCCAGGCCAGGGACTTTTTATCTGATCGTCCCTTAGCTGACCGCATGGTTCGAGGTGGGGTCAATTTTTCCGGCGGGCAACGTCAGCGCTTGGCCATTGCCCGGGCCCTAAGTCGTCGGGTCCCTCTCTACTTATTTGATGATTCTTTTTCAGCCTTAGACTATCAAACGGATTATCAATTGCGCCAAGCCCTAAAAGATAACCTGGGCGATGCTATGTTAATCATAGTGGCGCAAAGAGTGGCCACCATCCGCCATGCTGATAAGATCCTGGTCTTAGATGAGGGCAAGGTCAGTGCATATGGCAGCCACGAAGAGCTTATGAAGCATTCCGAACTCTATCGTGAAATTGTTATTAGTCAAGGGGAGGAGGATGACATCCATGGCTAG
- a CDS encoding ABC transporter ATP-binding protein has product MARKKHQSSQANLLRLINHLGKYHWLLIFSLLATIVIAACDIIAPRIMGDLTNGIAADISQGQAINFDQIKVFCLYLIAIYLVLGLFRYFQGRLLTYLAQSFIKELRQAVSEKIRKIPLSFFDQQLTGDLLSRMTNDIESLGRNIQQSIDQVFYGAILLVGILVMMLRISVTMTGIFFITIPLSFFATRFITSRSQKYFRAKAKGLGDIVGYIEESFTGTDLIKAYNYQDRADQEFQRYNNHLYEVSYHASFMAGILLPVMTFISNIGYVAIAIVGGLLVLGQRILIGDVLAFIQYSQKITRPINTIAEMATLLQETLASADRIFELLDAPEVVEDSTYEIEPPIESIVFDHVGFAYEDEMVIKDLNLQVEKGQTIAIVGPTGAGKSTLISLLLRFYDVNRGAIRVNGIDIRQVSRENLRQFFGMVLQDTWLQQGTIADNIRYGAEGASNEEVVQAAKDAHCYHFIQSLPDGFNTLLNEEANNISQGQKQLITIARAFISNPEVMILDEATSSVDTRTEQLIQSAMAKLMQGRTNFVIAHRLSTIVEADKILVLDQGDIVEQGSHEELLAKKGKYAQLYQSQFND; this is encoded by the coding sequence ATGGCTAGGAAGAAACACCAAAGTAGCCAAGCTAATTTGCTTCGTTTAATCAATCATTTAGGCAAGTACCATTGGCTATTAATTTTTAGCTTGTTAGCGACTATTGTGATTGCAGCCTGTGATATTATCGCTCCTCGGATTATGGGAGATTTAACCAATGGCATTGCGGCCGACATCAGCCAGGGTCAGGCCATTAATTTCGACCAGATCAAGGTCTTCTGTCTCTATCTCATTGCCATCTACCTGGTTTTGGGTCTTTTCCGCTACTTTCAAGGGCGTTTGCTGACCTACCTGGCCCAATCCTTTATCAAGGAATTACGTCAAGCCGTCTCAGAAAAAATTAGGAAAATTCCCCTGTCTTTTTTCGACCAACAGTTGACAGGAGACTTATTAAGTCGGATGACCAACGACATTGAAAGCTTGGGACGTAATATTCAGCAAAGTATTGACCAGGTCTTTTACGGGGCCATTCTCTTAGTCGGTATTTTGGTTATGATGCTGAGAATTTCAGTCACCATGACGGGGATTTTCTTTATTACCATTCCGCTATCCTTTTTTGCAACCCGCTTCATCACCTCACGGTCGCAGAAATATTTTCGGGCCAAGGCTAAGGGCCTGGGAGATATTGTGGGCTACATTGAGGAAAGTTTCACCGGTACCGACCTGATTAAAGCCTATAATTATCAAGACCGGGCTGACCAAGAATTCCAACGCTATAATAACCATCTCTATGAAGTTTCCTACCATGCCAGTTTTATGGCGGGAATCTTACTGCCAGTGATGACCTTTATTAGTAATATCGGCTACGTGGCTATTGCCATTGTGGGGGGCTTACTTGTCCTAGGACAGCGAATTTTAATTGGGGATGTTTTGGCTTTTATCCAATATAGTCAAAAAATTACCCGACCCATTAATACTATTGCCGAAATGGCTACTCTTCTCCAAGAAACCCTGGCATCGGCCGACCGGATCTTTGAATTATTAGATGCTCCCGAAGTGGTTGAGGATAGCACTTATGAAATAGAGCCGCCAATTGAAAGTATTGTCTTTGACCATGTTGGCTTTGCCTATGAAGATGAAATGGTGATTAAAGATTTAAATCTCCAGGTTGAAAAAGGTCAGACCATAGCCATCGTGGGGCCAACCGGGGCAGGAAAATCGACCCTGATTTCTTTGCTGCTGCGTTTTTATGACGTTAACCGCGGGGCTATTCGGGTCAACGGTATTGATATCCGCCAAGTCAGCCGGGAAAACTTGCGCCAATTTTTTGGCATGGTACTTCAAGATACCTGGCTCCAGCAGGGGACTATTGCGGATAATATCCGTTATGGGGCCGAGGGAGCTAGCAATGAAGAAGTGGTTCAAGCGGCCAAGGATGCCCACTGCTATCACTTTATTCAAAGCTTGCCCGATGGCTTCAATACCCTCTTAAATGAAGAAGCCAATAATATTTCTCAAGGGCAAAAGCAATTAATTACCATTGCTCGAGCCTTTATCTCTAACCCTGAGGTTATGATCCTTGATGAAGCCACCTCGTCAGTGGACACCCGTACTGAACAACTTATCCAGTCAGCCATGGCTAAGCTCATGCAAGGGCGGACCAACTTTGTCATTGCCCACCGTTTATCCACCATCGTGGAAGCCGATAAAATTCTGGTCTTAGACCAGGGGGATATTGTTGAACAAGGAAGTCATGAAGAATTACTGGCTAAAAAGGGCAAATACGCCCAACTCTACCAAAGCCAATTTAATGACTAA
- a CDS encoding NfeD family protein, with product MESLLFLLGVLALMVALMTREYLFMGLISLILFALYFYFFASASWLAIILLVLGFSLLAFEFILPTMGLLGVMGLGVIYLSLWLLQGNWLRALIDGTLGLAIAIVTVLIFTRLGFQLPFTKKIILDTSLTEAEGFQSLADSSKYLNQRAVAVTDCRPVGKARFSNGKILEVLSQYHYIEKGSEVTVVKVKNDRLLVAEIK from the coding sequence ATGGAAAGTCTGCTCTTTCTATTAGGGGTCCTGGCTTTAATGGTAGCTTTAATGACTAGAGAGTACCTCTTTATGGGCTTAATAAGCCTGATTCTATTCGCTCTATACTTTTATTTCTTTGCCAGCGCTTCTTGGTTGGCTATAATTTTATTGGTTTTAGGTTTTTCTCTTTTGGCTTTTGAATTTATTTTACCCACAATGGGCCTCTTAGGCGTGATGGGCCTAGGGGTGATTTACCTGTCCTTATGGCTATTGCAGGGAAATTGGTTAAGGGCCTTAATAGACGGTACGCTAGGCTTAGCAATTGCCATAGTCACGGTTTTAATCTTTACCCGCTTGGGTTTTCAATTGCCTTTTACTAAGAAAATAATTTTAGACACTTCACTGACTGAAGCGGAGGGCTTCCAGTCCTTAGCTGACTCATCTAAATATCTCAACCAAAGGGCGGTCGCAGTGACTGATTGCCGTCCAGTGGGCAAAGCTCGCTTCTCTAATGGGAAAATTCTCGAGGTCCTTAGTCAGTACCACTATATAGAGAAAGGAAGCGAAGTCACAGTCGTTAAGGTGAAGAATGATCGCTTGCTGGTTGCTGAAATAAAATAA
- the floA gene encoding flotillin-like protein FloA (flotillin-like protein involved in membrane lipid rafts), producing MTNLQAGTFLIMMVLLLTLIVLFFVFVPIGLWITAYFSGVKVGIGNLIGMRLRRVNPSRIIKPMIKATKAGLAIDINELEAHYLAGGDVNSVVDALIAAQRANIDLEFKQAAAIDLAGRDVFEAVQVSVTPKVIETPIIAGVARNGIEVKAKAKVTVRANIERLVGGAGEETIIARVGEGIVTTVGSSQNHSEVLENPDSISQTILRKGLDSGTAYEILSIDIADVDVGRNIGAKLQAEQAEADKRIAQAKAEERRALAVAEEQENVAKTQEMRAKVVEAQSKVPLAMASALESGHLGVMDYYRMQNVQADTDMRQSLAHEDKSGDK from the coding sequence ATGACTAACCTACAAGCTGGAACCTTTTTAATCATGATGGTTTTACTGCTGACATTAATTGTTCTCTTTTTTGTTTTTGTCCCTATTGGTTTATGGATCACGGCCTATTTTTCCGGAGTTAAGGTAGGGATTGGAAATCTGATTGGTATGCGTTTGCGCCGGGTGAATCCTTCCCGCATCATTAAACCAATGATCAAAGCCACTAAGGCTGGTTTAGCTATTGATATTAATGAACTCGAAGCGCACTATCTAGCAGGTGGCGATGTGAACTCGGTGGTTGACGCTTTGATTGCGGCCCAAAGAGCCAATATTGACTTGGAATTTAAGCAAGCGGCCGCTATCGATTTGGCAGGTCGTGATGTTTTTGAAGCTGTTCAAGTCTCAGTTACCCCTAAGGTCATTGAAACCCCAATTATTGCTGGGGTAGCCCGTAACGGGATTGAGGTCAAGGCCAAGGCCAAGGTTACTGTCCGCGCTAACATTGAACGCTTGGTTGGTGGGGCAGGAGAAGAAACCATTATTGCCCGGGTTGGTGAAGGTATTGTCACCACAGTGGGGAGCTCGCAAAATCACTCAGAGGTCTTGGAGAATCCAGATTCCATTTCCCAAACCATCCTCCGCAAGGGACTGGACTCAGGGACTGCTTATGAGATCTTGTCAATTGATATTGCTGATGTCGATGTCGGAAGAAATATCGGAGCGAAATTACAGGCTGAACAGGCGGAGGCTGATAAACGAATTGCCCAAGCTAAGGCAGAAGAACGCCGGGCCTTAGCGGTCGCTGAGGAACAAGAAAATGTAGCCAAGACCCAGGAGATGCGCGCTAAGGTGGTTGAAGCCCAGTCTAAGGTTCCCCTAGCGATGGCTAGTGCCTTAGAATCAGGCCATTTGGGAGTTATGGACTATTACCGGATGCAAAATGTACAAGCGGATACTGATATGCGTCAATCTTTAGCCCATGAGGATAAGTCAGGTGATAAGTAA
- the rpsP gene encoding 30S ribosomal protein S16, with the protein MAVKLRLKRMGSKRNPFYRIVAADARSPRDGRIIEKIGTYNPTTQPEEVVLDEELALKWLGNGAQPTDTVRNILSRQGIMQKHHEAKHNK; encoded by the coding sequence ATGGCAGTTAAATTACGCTTAAAACGTATGGGATCAAAACGTAACCCATTTTACCGTATCGTTGCAGCAGATGCGCGTTCACCACGTGACGGACGTATCATCGAAAAGATTGGTACCTATAACCCAACTACCCAACCAGAAGAAGTTGTTTTAGATGAAGAACTTGCTTTAAAATGGTTAGGAAATGGTGCTCAACCTACTGATACTGTTCGTAACATTCTTTCTCGTCAAGGAATTATGCAAAAACATCACGAAGCTAAGCATAATAAATAA
- a CDS encoding KH domain-containing protein, giving the protein MPDIENLLMTIIQPLVSYPEDIQLEVSDGDEFLEYHLMVHPDDVGRVIGKRGRVANAIRTILYSVRVKGHRRVRLTIDRIDEDQ; this is encoded by the coding sequence ATGCCGGACATTGAAAATTTACTAATGACTATTATTCAACCTTTAGTGAGTTATCCTGAAGACATTCAACTCGAAGTGAGTGATGGGGATGAATTCTTAGAATACCATTTAATGGTACATCCCGATGACGTTGGACGTGTCATTGGTAAGCGCGGACGCGTAGCGAATGCTATTCGCACCATTTTATATAGTGTACGCGTAAAGGGTCATCGTCGGGTTCGATTAACGATCGACCGTATCGATGAAGACCAATAA
- the rimM gene encoding ribosome maturation factor RimM (Essential for efficient processing of 16S rRNA): MSQEFYRVGKIVNTQGLKGEVRVIATTDFPDKRFQPGSQLVIFDHKNKEAEVEVNSHRQHKNFHILSFKGMPSINDVEGFKGMEVMVAAENRQSDDLAEGEFFYDQIIGLAVYDLAGKLLGKVKAITQLGPNDVWTIQRSQPGKKDVLIPYIDDVVKAIDLDEKKIVIDVLEGLIDDEG, encoded by the coding sequence ATGAGTCAAGAATTTTACCGTGTGGGAAAGATTGTCAATACCCAAGGCCTAAAGGGAGAGGTCCGGGTGATTGCCACCACTGATTTTCCCGACAAACGTTTTCAACCAGGAAGCCAACTAGTCATCTTTGACCATAAGAATAAAGAAGCTGAAGTCGAAGTTAATAGTCACCGCCAGCATAAAAATTTTCATATTCTTAGTTTTAAAGGCATGCCATCAATTAATGATGTAGAAGGCTTTAAGGGAATGGAAGTGATGGTTGCAGCTGAAAACCGGCAAAGTGATGATTTAGCTGAAGGCGAGTTCTTCTATGATCAAATCATCGGCTTAGCGGTCTATGACCTAGCGGGTAAGCTGCTAGGCAAGGTCAAGGCCATCACTCAATTAGGGCCTAATGATGTCTGGACTATCCAACGCAGTCAGCCGGGCAAGAAGGATGTTCTGATTCCCTATATCGATGACGTGGTCAAAGCGATCGATTTAGATGAGAAGAAAATAGTAATCGATGTACTTGAAGGATTGATTGACGATGAAGGTTAA